The following coding sequences are from one Eucalyptus grandis isolate ANBG69807.140 chromosome 11, ASM1654582v1, whole genome shotgun sequence window:
- the LOC104425189 gene encoding flowering time control protein FPA isoform X1 — MSGRIGGGRERSRRLEDRNSSGQSSAPPSRHLWVGNLSHSISEGDLVRPFLEFGELDSVAFQPGRSYAFINFKTDEGAIAALDALRGSPLAGNPLRIEFAKDKSSVSSRNEEYYEHHSEQRPSLRESPLLHKDSRVRHASPDPFHLDRPKMNDKAAEPSEVLWIGFPASLKVDETILRKAFSPFGEIEKITTFPGRTYAFVRFINLISACKAKETLQGNLFGNPRVHICFAKNESGSSSGGRSSITGPLSPRYQSNGRHGSMESFWHDRDNTSLTGNPSVRSPHTFTDLDSEGHDGYEFSRKGNLRRSGFSSLEHRRFGEEESESRPSHSVYEFHGSPKRDWNAHLPYTTQGFSQTGAFYEDQWDIPEEVDILHGSKRLKGDAYPPDNELPEFQLSDLRRENQVFSHVLSDSVRSDPYGIEYEQMVGSDHPRASYENIQIGSGSLPTANVERKRITPEIKQSSTKEWKWEGTIAKGGSPVCRARCFPVGKVLDILLPKFLDCTARTGLEMLAKHYYQASATWVVFFVPGTDADIGFYNEFMHYLEEKQRAAVAKLDERNTLFLVPPSDFSEKVLKVPGKLSISGVILRLEQPSSKFGAVYHPDELKDPKLVPFHGDSLYPKPSTPSGTQFLETGKLGPRNRYLAVDAAPCVPSVPFSTSLNARTSRYDTHSEDRDEYLPQQQNLPQSNLHYLATSSSTRSAQLQLPSSTVDSIPRMVQSSANSGLPLSGNNNMPVRERETLVQSSTPLPSLQPEQLSQLASLLGQQRQSGSVPNISGGKSDGYGSQDVTTTSSELPVSHFGEIQPFHHHQHPQHLLNLSAASKEVQAGAQGSRQVSSTGSLEAEADPQKRLQATLQLAAALLQQIQQGNKGS; from the exons ATG AGCGGCCGGATAGGAGGAGGAAGGGAGAGGTCGCGGAGGCTTGAGGATAGGAACTCCTCGGGGCAGAGCAGTGCGCCGCCGTCTAGACATCTGTGGGTCGGGAATTTGTCTCACTCCATTTCAGAAGGCGATCTTGTCCGTCCGTTTCTGGAGTTCGGAGAGCTTGACAGTGTTGCTTTTCAACCAGGACGTAGCTATGCCTTCATTAACTTCAAAACTGATGAGGGAGCAATTGCTGCCCTGGATGCACTCCGAGGCTCTCCTCTTGCTGGCAATCCACTTAGAATTGAGTTTGCAAAG GATAAATCATCTGTCTCGTCACGCAATGAAGAGTATTATGAACATCATAGTGAACAACGCCCTTCATTGAGGGAATCTCCTCTCTTGCATAAGGACTCTAGGGTCCGCCATGCTAGTCCTGATCCATTTCATCTGGATAGACCCAAGATGAATGATAAAGCTGCAGAACCTAGCGAGGTTTTATGGATAGGATTTCCAGCTTCGTTGAAGGTGGATGAAACAATATTAAGAAAAGCCTTCTCGCCATTTGGTGAGATTGAGAAGATCACCACATTTCCAGGGCGCACTTATGCCTTTGTTCGgtttataaatttaatatctgCTTGCAAGGCAAAAGAAACTCTCCAAGGAAATTTATTCGGAAATCCCCGTGTGCATATATGTTTTGCAAAGAATGAATCTGGCTCGTCCAGTGGTGGAAGGAGCTCAATAACTGgtcctctctctccccgttaCCAATCCAATGGTCGCCATGGATCTATGGAGAGCTTTTGGCATGATAGGGACAACACTAGCTTAACTGGAAATCCTAGTGTCAGGTCTCCTCATACTTTCACAGACTTGGATTCTGAAGGTCATGATGGTTATGAATTCAGTAGAAAGGGTAATTTGAGGAGGAGTGGTTTTAGTTCCCTGGAGCACAGAAGATTTGGAGAAGAGGAGTCTGAATCGAGGCCATCACATAGTGTGTATGAATTCCATGGCAGTCCAAAGAGAGATTGGAATGCTCACCTGCCATATACTACTCAAGGATTTTCTCAAACAGGTGCATTTTATGAAGATCAATGGGACATACCTGAGGAAGTCGACATCCTTCATGGGTCAAAGAGACTGAAGGGTGATGCTTATCCTCCTGACAATGAGCTACCAGAGTTTCAACTCTCTGATTTAAGACGTGAGAATCAAGTCTTTTCTCATGTATTATCTGACTCTGTTCGATCTGATCCCTATGGCATTGAGTATGAGCAAATGGTTGGGAGCGACCATCCAAGAGCCTCTTACGAAAATATCCAGATAGGTTCTGGTTCACTGCCAACAGCTAATGTTGAGAGGAAAAGAATTACTCCAGAGATTAAACAGTCTTCAACAaaagagtggaaatgggaaggCACCATAGCAAAGGGAGGATCTCCTGTATGTCGTGCTCGATGCTTTCCTGTGGGAAAAGTGCTTGACATCTTGCT GCCTAAATTCTTGGATTGCACAGCTAGGACTGGTCTTGAGATGCTGGCCAAGCATTATTATCAAGCATCCGCTACTTGGGTTGTCTTTTTTGTCCCTGGAACTGATGCTGATATTGGGTTCTATAATGAGTTTATGCATTATCTGGAGGAGAAACAGCGAGCAGCTGTCGCTAAGTTAGATGAAAGAAATACTTTGTTTCTTGTGCCTCCATCTGATTTCTCTGAAAAGGTACTAAAAGTACCTGGAAAATTAAGCATTTCTGGTGTTATACTGAGATTAGAGCAACCTAGTTCCAAATTTGGTGCTGTTTACCACCCAGATGAGCTCAAAGACCCAAAATTAGTGCCCTTTCATGGGGATTCTTTATATCCAAAGCCATCAACACCTTCAGGGACACAATTTCTAGAAACAGGTAAACTGGGGCCCAGGAATCGATATCTTGCCGTTGATGCAGCTCCTTGTGTTCCATCTGTTCCATTTTCAACATCATTGAATGCCAGAACTAGTAGATATGACACTCACAGTGAGGACAGGGATGAATATCTGCCCCAGCAACAAAATCTTCCGCAATCAAACTTGCACTATCTGGCAACCTCATCAAGCACAAGAAGTGCACAATTGCAACTTCCAAGCAGCACAGTTGATTCTATACCAAGGATGGTGCAATCGAGTGCAAACTCTGGACTTCCTTTATCTGGAAATAACAATATGCCTGTTCGGGAAAGGGAAACCCTGGTTCAATCATCAACACCTCTTCCTAGCCTACAACCAGAACAACTTTCTCAATTGGCATCTCTTCTTGGACAACAGAGGCAATCTGGAAGTGTTCCAAACATTTCTGGAGGAAAATCAGATGGTTATGGTTCACAGGATGTAACGACAACTTCTTCTGAGCTTCCAGTGTCTCATTTTGGTGAAATCCAGCCTTTTCACCACCACCAGCATCCACAGCATCTATTAAACCTATCTGCTGCCTCAAAAGAAGTTCAGGCTGGAGCTCAGGGGAGTCGACAGGTGTCTAGTACTGGCTCGCTAGAAGCTGAAGCAGATCCCCAGAAACGTCTCCAAGCAACGCTGCAGCTTGCAGCTGCTCTTCTTCAGCAGATCCAACAAGGCAACAAGGGTTCTTAG
- the LOC104425190 gene encoding glucose-1-phosphate adenylyltransferase small subunit, chloroplastic/amyloplastic, producing MASMAAVGAIRVPTSSSSSSSSSSSSFPAASESRHQRRCSSALSFASSQVAGDKIASSAAASAAAFKSVRRAPAVVSPRAVSDSRNSQTCLDPDASRSVLGIILGGGAGTRLYPLTKKRAKPAVPLGANYRLIDIPVSNCLNSNVSKIYVLTQFNSASLNRHLSRAYASNMGGYKNEGFVEVLAAQQSPENPNWFQGTADAVRQYLWLFEEHDVLEFLILAGDHLYRMDYERFIQAHRETDADITVAALPMDEKRATAFGLMKIDEEGRIIEFAEKPKGEQLKAMKVDTTILGLDDERAKEMPYIASMGIYVISKDVMLNLLRDKFPGANDFGSEVIPGATSVGMRVQAYLYDGYWEDIGTIEAFYNANLGITKKPVPDFSFYDRSSPIYTQPRYLPPSKMLDADVTDSVIGEGCVIKNCKIHHSVIGLRSCISEGAIIEDTLLMGADYYETDADRRFLAAKGSVPIGIGKNSHIKRAIIDKNARIGENVKIINSDDVQEAARETDGYFIKSGIVTVIKDALLPSGTVI from the exons atggCGAGCATGGCTGCGGTGGGCGCCATCAGGGTGcctacctcctcctcctcctcctcctcctcctcctcctcctcttttccGGCGGCCTCCGAGTCCCGCCACCAGCGGCGGTG CTCCTCCGCCCTGTCGTTCGCCTCCTCGCAGGTCGCCGGCGACAAGATCGCCtcgtccgccgccgcctccgccgctgccTTCAAGAGCGTGCGGAGAGCTCCGGCCGTCGTGTCTCCCAGAGCCGTCTCCGATTCCCGGAACTCGCAGACGTGCCTTGACCCCGACGCCAGCCGC AGTGTTCTCGGAATTATACTAGGAGGTGGGGCCGGGACCCGTCTCTACCCCCTGACTAAGAAGAGAGCAAAACCCGCCGTCCCGTTGGGAGCAAATTACAGGCTGATTGACATTCCTGTGAGCAATTGCTTGAATAGCAACGTATCGAAGATCTATGTCCTCACGCAGTTCAATTCTGCATCTCTCAACCGTCACCTTTCTCGGGCTTATGCCAGCAACATGGGTGGTTACAAAAATGAAGGTTTTGTTGAAGTTCTTGCTGCCCAGCAGAGCCCGGAGAATCCTAACTGGTTTCAG GGCACTGCCGATGCTGTCAGACAGTACTTGTGGCTGTTTGAGGAGCATGATGTTTTGGAGTTCCTTATTCTTGCTGGGGACCATTTGTACAGAATGGATTATGAGAGATTTATTCAAGCCCATAGAGAAACTGATGCTGACATCACTGTGGCTGCACTTCCAATGGACGAAAAACGTGCCACTGCATTTGGCTTGATGAAGATAGATGAAGAAGGACGTATCATTGAATTTGCCGAGAAGCCAAAAGGAGAGCAACTAAAAGCAATGAAG GTTGACACAACTATCTTAGGTCTTGACGATGAAAGGGCAAAGGAGATGCCTTACATTGCGAGCATGGGTATATACGTTATTAGCAAAGATGTGATGCTTAATCTTCTCCGAGACAAGTTTCCTGGAGCCAATGACTTTGGAAGTGAAGTCATTCCCGGCGCAACTTCCGTTGGGATGAGA GTGCAAGCTTACTTGTATGATGGATATTGGGAAGATATAGGTACAATTGAGGCATTCTATAATGCAAACCTAGGGATCACTAAGAAGCCAGTGCCGGATTTCAG TTTCTATGATCGTTCATCTCCAATCTACACCCAACCACGGTATCTGCCCCCTTCCAAGATGCTAGATGCTGATGTGACAGACAGTGTTATTGGTGAAGGATGTGTTATTAAG AACTGCAAGATCCACCATTCGGTGATAGGACTTCGATCTTGCATTTCGGAAGGTGCGATAATAGAAGACACCTTATTAATGGGCGCAGATTATTATGAG ACGGATGCTGATAGGAGATTTCTGGCTGCCAAGGGCAGTGTCCCAATTGGTATCGGCAAGAATTCGCATATTAAGAGAGCAATTATCGACAAAAATGCCCGCATAGGGGAGAATGTGAAG ATCATTAACAGCGATGACGTTCAAGAAGCTGCAAGAGAAACAGATGGATACTTCATAAAGAGTGGGATTGTCACGGTGATCAAGGATGCTTTGCTTCCCAGCGGAACCGTGATCTAG
- the LOC104425189 gene encoding flowering time control protein FPA isoform X2: MSGRIGGGRERSRRLEDRNSSGQSSAPPSRHLWVGNLSHSISEGDLVRPFLEFGELDSVAFQPGRSYAFINFKTDEGAIAALDALRGSPLAGNPLRIEFAKVDKSSVSSRNEEYYEHHSEQRPSLRESPLLHKDSRVRHASPDPFHLDRPKMNDKAAEPSEVLWIGFPASLKVDETILRKAFSPFGEIEKITTFPGRTYAFVRFINLISACKAKETLQGNLFGNPRVHICFAKNESGSSSGGRSSITGPLSPRYQSNGRHGSMESFWHDRDNTSLTGNPSVRSPHTFTDLDSEGHDGYEFSRKGNLRRSGFSSLEHRRFGEEESESRPSHSVYEFHGSPKRDWNAHLPYTTQGFSQTGAFYEDQWDIPEEVDILHGSKRLKGDAYPPDNELPEFQLSDLRRENQVFSHVLSDSVRSDPYGIEYEQMVGSDHPRASYENIQIGSGSLPTANVERKRITPEIKQSSTKEWKWEGTIAKGGSPVCRARCFPVGKVLDILLPKFLDCTARTGLEMLAKHYYQASATWVVFFVPGTDADIGFYNEFMHYLEEKQRAAVAKLDERNTLFLVPPSDFSEKVLKVPGKLSISGVILRLEQPSSKFGAVYHPDELKDPKLVPFHGDSLYPKPSTPSGTQFLETGKLGPRNRYLAVDAAPCVPSVPFSTSLNARTSRYDTHSEDRDEYLPQQQNLPQSNLHYLATSSSTRSAQLQLPSSTVDSIPRMVQSSANSGLPLSGNNNMPVRERETLVQSSTPLPSLQPEQLSQLASLLGQQRQSGSVPNISGGKSDGYGSQDVTTTSSELPVSHFGEIQPFHHHQHPQHLLNLSAASKEVQAGAQGSRQVSSTGSLEAEADPQKRLQATLQLAAALLQQIQQGNKGS; this comes from the exons ATG AGCGGCCGGATAGGAGGAGGAAGGGAGAGGTCGCGGAGGCTTGAGGATAGGAACTCCTCGGGGCAGAGCAGTGCGCCGCCGTCTAGACATCTGTGGGTCGGGAATTTGTCTCACTCCATTTCAGAAGGCGATCTTGTCCGTCCGTTTCTGGAGTTCGGAGAGCTTGACAGTGTTGCTTTTCAACCAGGACGTAGCTATGCCTTCATTAACTTCAAAACTGATGAGGGAGCAATTGCTGCCCTGGATGCACTCCGAGGCTCTCCTCTTGCTGGCAATCCACTTAGAATTGAGTTTGCAAAGGTG GATAAATCATCTGTCTCGTCACGCAATGAAGAGTATTATGAACATCATAGTGAACAACGCCCTTCATTGAGGGAATCTCCTCTCTTGCATAAGGACTCTAGGGTCCGCCATGCTAGTCCTGATCCATTTCATCTGGATAGACCCAAGATGAATGATAAAGCTGCAGAACCTAGCGAGGTTTTATGGATAGGATTTCCAGCTTCGTTGAAGGTGGATGAAACAATATTAAGAAAAGCCTTCTCGCCATTTGGTGAGATTGAGAAGATCACCACATTTCCAGGGCGCACTTATGCCTTTGTTCGgtttataaatttaatatctgCTTGCAAGGCAAAAGAAACTCTCCAAGGAAATTTATTCGGAAATCCCCGTGTGCATATATGTTTTGCAAAGAATGAATCTGGCTCGTCCAGTGGTGGAAGGAGCTCAATAACTGgtcctctctctccccgttaCCAATCCAATGGTCGCCATGGATCTATGGAGAGCTTTTGGCATGATAGGGACAACACTAGCTTAACTGGAAATCCTAGTGTCAGGTCTCCTCATACTTTCACAGACTTGGATTCTGAAGGTCATGATGGTTATGAATTCAGTAGAAAGGGTAATTTGAGGAGGAGTGGTTTTAGTTCCCTGGAGCACAGAAGATTTGGAGAAGAGGAGTCTGAATCGAGGCCATCACATAGTGTGTATGAATTCCATGGCAGTCCAAAGAGAGATTGGAATGCTCACCTGCCATATACTACTCAAGGATTTTCTCAAACAGGTGCATTTTATGAAGATCAATGGGACATACCTGAGGAAGTCGACATCCTTCATGGGTCAAAGAGACTGAAGGGTGATGCTTATCCTCCTGACAATGAGCTACCAGAGTTTCAACTCTCTGATTTAAGACGTGAGAATCAAGTCTTTTCTCATGTATTATCTGACTCTGTTCGATCTGATCCCTATGGCATTGAGTATGAGCAAATGGTTGGGAGCGACCATCCAAGAGCCTCTTACGAAAATATCCAGATAGGTTCTGGTTCACTGCCAACAGCTAATGTTGAGAGGAAAAGAATTACTCCAGAGATTAAACAGTCTTCAACAaaagagtggaaatgggaaggCACCATAGCAAAGGGAGGATCTCCTGTATGTCGTGCTCGATGCTTTCCTGTGGGAAAAGTGCTTGACATCTTGCT GCCTAAATTCTTGGATTGCACAGCTAGGACTGGTCTTGAGATGCTGGCCAAGCATTATTATCAAGCATCCGCTACTTGGGTTGTCTTTTTTGTCCCTGGAACTGATGCTGATATTGGGTTCTATAATGAGTTTATGCATTATCTGGAGGAGAAACAGCGAGCAGCTGTCGCTAAGTTAGATGAAAGAAATACTTTGTTTCTTGTGCCTCCATCTGATTTCTCTGAAAAGGTACTAAAAGTACCTGGAAAATTAAGCATTTCTGGTGTTATACTGAGATTAGAGCAACCTAGTTCCAAATTTGGTGCTGTTTACCACCCAGATGAGCTCAAAGACCCAAAATTAGTGCCCTTTCATGGGGATTCTTTATATCCAAAGCCATCAACACCTTCAGGGACACAATTTCTAGAAACAGGTAAACTGGGGCCCAGGAATCGATATCTTGCCGTTGATGCAGCTCCTTGTGTTCCATCTGTTCCATTTTCAACATCATTGAATGCCAGAACTAGTAGATATGACACTCACAGTGAGGACAGGGATGAATATCTGCCCCAGCAACAAAATCTTCCGCAATCAAACTTGCACTATCTGGCAACCTCATCAAGCACAAGAAGTGCACAATTGCAACTTCCAAGCAGCACAGTTGATTCTATACCAAGGATGGTGCAATCGAGTGCAAACTCTGGACTTCCTTTATCTGGAAATAACAATATGCCTGTTCGGGAAAGGGAAACCCTGGTTCAATCATCAACACCTCTTCCTAGCCTACAACCAGAACAACTTTCTCAATTGGCATCTCTTCTTGGACAACAGAGGCAATCTGGAAGTGTTCCAAACATTTCTGGAGGAAAATCAGATGGTTATGGTTCACAGGATGTAACGACAACTTCTTCTGAGCTTCCAGTGTCTCATTTTGGTGAAATCCAGCCTTTTCACCACCACCAGCATCCACAGCATCTATTAAACCTATCTGCTGCCTCAAAAGAAGTTCAGGCTGGAGCTCAGGGGAGTCGACAGGTGTCTAGTACTGGCTCGCTAGAAGCTGAAGCAGATCCCCAGAAACGTCTCCAAGCAACGCTGCAGCTTGCAGCTGCTCTTCTTCAGCAGATCCAACAAGGCAACAAGGGTTCTTAG
- the LOC104425191 gene encoding uncharacterized protein LOC104425191 gives MRVETRRKSLPKPSAAPVAAAAAPMAAPSPDQSRTPCCPENVANKEDGVLGTNECNVRVEQHGEEVPGTDPVEILPVEKSQNGGLRNVSSQESADIHILEKRTCLTCNGHGQLLVCSEPSCPIAIHEKCLSCKPQFDHLGNFYCPYCSYKRVVAKVHELRRKAMLRKEALSNFLDNGVVDKGQREQISGVDKRGDLDLSPSPGHDSCHDDVSKENYEGQHQSDPVNPVYSKHEALVENQTDTLAPSVHVQRNLVYEEGLQEGESREATNNHCKEVYDQEKAETADDHTSKEGAAEAAEDAVLSKSSEGKRHRKSIRRSHGLSRKRKRRKVQSGDATVSSIQGDFATDVNPEANMVDQVCDSDAEAGFMNNGHSPSAKPQGKAPVEEVVSPRNGSSEPGITITNQGKATLAEMSRQQRQSPRKLPKPPLPNVKRRLRWSPEEEEILKEGVQLFSSNANKNIPWRKILEYGCRVFNPSRTPVDLKDKWKNIATRR, from the exons ATGAGGGTCGAGACTCGGAGGAAATCTCTCCCGAAGCCCTCCGCCgcccccgtcgccgccgccgccgccccgatGGCGGCGCCTTCCCCCGATCAG TCAAGAACTCCATGCTGTCCAGAGAATGTAGCCAACAAAGAGGATGGCGTGCTTGGCACAAATGAATGTAACGTCAGAGTTGAGCAGCATGGAGAAGAGGTTCCCGGTACAGACCCTGTGGAGATTTTACCTGTTGAGAAATCTCAAAACGGAGGCTTACGAAATGTTTCTAGTCAAGAAAGTGCGGACATTCATATATTGGAAAAGAGGACTTGTTTAACATGCAATGGACATGGCCAATTGCTAGTCTGTAGTGAGCCTAGTTGCCCAATTGCTATCCATGAGAAGTGCCTGAGCTGCAAACCTCAATTTGATCATTTGGGGAACTTCTATTGCCCTTATTGTTCATACAAAAGAGTGGTGGCAAAGGTTCATGAATTGAGAAGAAAAGCCATGTTGCGCAAAGAGGCTTTATCCAATTTTCTTGACAATGGGGTAGTTGATAAGGGGCAAAGGGAGCAGATTAGCGGGGTCGATAAGCGGGGAGACCTCGATCTATCTCCATCTCCAGGACATGACAGTTGCCATGACGATGTGAGTAAAGAAAACTATGAAGGGCAACATCAATCCGATCCTGTAAATCCAGTCTACAGTAAACATGAAGCATTGGTTGAAAATCAAACAGATACATTGGCTCCTAGTGTCCATGTTCAGAGAAATTTAGTCTATGAAGAAGGGTTACAAGAAGGGGAATCAAGAGAAGCCACCAATAACCACTGCAAGGAAGTTTATGATCAAGAGAAAGCAGAGACGGCTGATGATCATACTTCAAAAGAAGGGGCAGCTGAGGCAGCTGAGGATGCTGTACTGTCTAAATCTTCTGAAGGAAAAAGGCATCGTAAAAGTATTCGCAGAAGTCATGGGCTAAGTAGGAAACGAAAACGGAGGAAGGTCCAGTCAGGTGATGCTACTGTCTCTTCAATTCAAGGAGATTTTGCCACTGATGTGAACCCAGAAGCAAATATGGTAGATCAAGTATGTGATTCTGATGCGGAGGCTGGTTTCATGAACAATGGACATTCTCCAAGTGCAAAACCTCAAGGCAAGGCACCAGTGGAGGAGGTTGTTTCACCAAGAAATGGTTCCTCTGAACCAGGCATCACTATTACAAATCAAGGCAAGGCCACTCTTGCTGAAATGTCAAGACAACAACGACAGTCTCCCAGGAAATT ACCCAAGCCACCACTTCCCAATGTAAAGCGCAGATTAAGATGGTCACCTGAAGAGGAGGAGATCCTAAAG GAAGGAGTGCAGTTATTCTCAAGCAATGCGAACAAGAATATCCCTTGGAGGAAAATTCTGGAATATGGTTGTCGTGTTTTCAATCCAAGTCGCACACCTGTTGATCTCAAGGATAAATGGAAGAACATCGCTACCAGAAGATAG